The Opitutales bacterium ASA1 genome window below encodes:
- the pdhA gene encoding pyruvate dehydrogenase (acetyl-transferring) E1 component subunit alpha — translation MSKKSSAVADKSKEPAGGLSHKDAPINKQLKPEERIHLYREMVRIRRFEERTLRVYQQGKIGGFLHLYIGQESIAVGTVSLKGAHDHYITAYRDHGHALAVGMSMNECMAELQGKYTGCSKGKGGSMHYFAPDKNYWGGHGIVGGQTPLGAGLAFALKYQGKKGACFCFMGDGAVNQGAVAEALNLASLWSLPVIFVIENNGYSMGTSLARSSAATPLAKRADGYAMDWEVINGANIYEVRAKSYEALQRAHEQCRPTLIEMDTYRYRGHSMSDPEKYRDKAEVEEYKKKHDPINLFRDDLVADAILDEATIEKIDEEARAEADAAARFADESPFPPAEEIYRDVYWEVDNPAHKTSHGKIFFND, via the coding sequence GTGAGCAAGAAATCATCCGCCGTCGCCGACAAATCCAAGGAACCTGCGGGCGGCCTGTCCCACAAGGACGCGCCGATCAACAAGCAGCTCAAACCCGAGGAACGCATCCACCTCTACCGTGAGATGGTGCGCATCCGTCGCTTCGAAGAGCGAACCCTGCGCGTCTACCAGCAAGGCAAGATCGGCGGATTCCTCCACCTCTACATCGGGCAGGAGTCGATCGCCGTCGGCACGGTCTCCCTGAAGGGAGCGCACGACCACTACATCACCGCGTACCGCGACCACGGTCACGCGCTCGCCGTCGGCATGTCCATGAACGAATGCATGGCCGAGTTGCAGGGCAAGTACACCGGCTGCTCCAAGGGCAAAGGCGGCTCCATGCACTACTTCGCTCCGGACAAAAACTACTGGGGTGGCCACGGCATCGTCGGCGGCCAGACGCCACTCGGAGCCGGTCTCGCCTTCGCACTCAAGTATCAGGGCAAGAAGGGCGCCTGCTTCTGCTTCATGGGCGACGGTGCGGTCAACCAAGGCGCGGTCGCCGAGGCCCTCAATCTCGCCTCTCTCTGGTCGCTTCCGGTCATCTTCGTGATCGAGAACAACGGTTACTCGATGGGTACTTCCCTCGCCCGTTCCTCCGCCGCCACTCCGCTCGCCAAGCGCGCCGACGGCTACGCGATGGATTGGGAAGTGATCAACGGCGCCAACATCTACGAAGTCCGCGCGAAATCCTACGAGGCCCTCCAGCGCGCGCACGAGCAGTGCCGCCCCACCCTCATCGAGATGGACACCTACCGCTACCGTGGCCACTCGATGTCCGACCCCGAGAAGTACCGCGACAAGGCCGAGGTCGAGGAATACAAGAAGAAGCACGACCCCATCAACCTCTTCCGCGACGACCTCGTGGCCGACGCGATCCTCGACGAAGCCACGATCGAAAAGATCGACGAAGAAGCCCGCGCCGAAGCCGACGCAGCCGCCCGTTTCGCCGACGAGAGTCCGTTCCCGCCCGCGGAAGAGATCTATCGCGACGTCTACTGGGAAGTCGACAACCCCGCCCACAAGACCTCGCACGGAAAGATCTTCTTCAACGACTGA
- a CDS encoding pyruvate dehydrogenase complex E1 component subunit beta gives MPLITYRQAINDALAEELSRDESVIIMGEEVAQYNGAYKVTEGLLDRFGPKRIIDTPISEAGFIGLGIGASMLGVRPVMEFMFWSFCYVAFDQMMNNAANVRYMSGGLINCPIVIRGPANGGTAVGATHSHTPENFIANTPGLKVVCPATAYDAKGLMKAAIRDNDPVYVMENTILYNEKWEVPTEEYVIPLGKADIKREGTDISFIAHGRATITALKAAEILQAEHKISAEVLDLRSIRPLDEDAILETVRKTNRVVLVEENKPFCGVGAQIAFLIQDKAFDHLDAPVKRVSALDAPQVYSMPLEKLQIPDADRVVKAALTIL, from the coding sequence ATGCCACTCATCACCTACCGCCAGGCCATCAACGACGCCCTCGCCGAAGAACTCTCGCGCGACGAGAGCGTGATCATCATGGGCGAAGAAGTCGCCCAGTACAACGGCGCCTACAAAGTCACCGAAGGTCTTCTCGATCGTTTCGGACCCAAGCGCATCATCGATACGCCCATCAGCGAAGCCGGCTTCATCGGCCTCGGCATCGGCGCCTCCATGCTCGGCGTGCGCCCGGTCATGGAGTTCATGTTCTGGTCGTTTTGCTACGTCGCATTCGACCAGATGATGAACAACGCCGCCAACGTCCGTTACATGTCCGGCGGACTGATCAACTGCCCCATCGTCATCCGCGGCCCCGCCAACGGCGGCACCGCCGTCGGTGCCACGCACTCGCACACTCCCGAGAACTTCATTGCCAACACCCCCGGCCTCAAGGTCGTGTGCCCCGCCACCGCCTACGACGCCAAGGGTCTGATGAAGGCCGCCATCCGCGACAACGACCCCGTCTACGTGATGGAAAACACCATTCTCTACAACGAGAAGTGGGAAGTCCCGACCGAGGAGTACGTCATCCCCCTCGGCAAGGCCGACATCAAGCGCGAGGGCACCGACATCTCCTTCATCGCCCACGGTCGCGCCACGATCACCGCCCTCAAGGCCGCCGAGATCCTCCAAGCCGAGCACAAGATCTCCGCCGAAGTCCTCGACCTGCGCTCGATCCGCCCGCTCGACGAAGACGCCATTCTCGAAACGGTTCGGAAAACCAACCGCGTAGTCCTCGTCGAAGAGAACAAACCGTTCTGCGGCGTCGGTGCCCAGATCGCGTTCCTGATCCAAGACAAGGCCTTCGATCACCTCGACGCGCCGGTAAAGCGCGTGTCCGCCCTCGATGCACCGCAAGTCTACTCGATGCCGCTCGAGAAACTCCAGATTCCCGACGCCGATCGCGTCGTGAAGGCCGCCCTCACCATCCTCTGA
- the gcvH gene encoding glycine cleavage system protein GcvH: MNIPSDLLYTREHEWLKVIDDDTALIGITDYAQNSLGDITFVELPKAGRVLKSGATFGVVESVKAASDLYAPVDAVVLECNETAIGAPDSLNRDPYESGWLLRVKLADKGQLSVLLSPVDYAAHTAG, encoded by the coding sequence ATGAACATACCTTCCGACCTCCTCTACACCCGTGAGCACGAGTGGCTCAAGGTGATCGACGACGACACGGCCCTGATCGGGATCACCGACTACGCCCAGAACAGCCTCGGCGACATCACGTTCGTGGAACTCCCGAAGGCGGGACGCGTGTTGAAGTCGGGTGCGACGTTCGGCGTGGTGGAGTCGGTCAAGGCGGCTTCCGATCTCTACGCGCCGGTGGATGCGGTGGTCTTGGAATGCAACGAGACGGCGATCGGAGCGCCGGACTCGCTCAACCGCGATCCATACGAGTCCGGCTGGTTGTTGCGCGTGAAGCTGGCCGACAAGGGGCAACTCTCGGTGTTGCTCTCGCCTGTCGACTACGCTGCGCACACGGCGGGTTGA
- a CDS encoding pyruvate dehydrogenase complex dihydrolipoamide acetyltransferase has product MATIIEMPKLSDTMSVGTLVNWLKKEGDTIASGDKIAEIETDKATMEMEVFDAGILLKQFIGAGDQVAVGDPICAIGKKGESVDAPAKKSAAPKAEPEKAPAEEKPAKKETSPAPEPEPETEKSAQAPAPAEKSATESDGARRRISPLARKLAEEKGVDLSNVKGSGPGGRIVRADVEAAAKAPKPTPAAPPAETPAKSPAPQKGAAPTAAFVGTSDTPVQEAKSVPVSNMRGTIAKRLVESKSQVPHFYLEVEVDVGPLLELRQQVNAAFGEGTKLSVNDFILKACAHALRKVPAANASWEGSTIRNHAAAHVSFAVAIEDGLITPVVFDAHKKSVFQISSEARALATKAKAKKLQPADYTGGTFCVSNLGMFGIQRFQAIINPPNGAILAVGTTVKKPVVNEKDEIVVGHRMALVLSCDHRVVDGAVGAQFLAALREILEKPLLILG; this is encoded by the coding sequence ATGGCGACGATCATCGAAATGCCCAAGCTCAGCGACACGATGTCGGTGGGCACCTTGGTCAACTGGCTCAAGAAGGAAGGCGACACCATCGCCTCCGGCGACAAGATCGCCGAAATCGAAACCGACAAGGCGACGATGGAGATGGAGGTCTTCGACGCCGGCATCCTCCTCAAACAGTTCATCGGTGCGGGCGATCAAGTCGCCGTCGGCGATCCGATCTGCGCGATCGGCAAAAAGGGCGAGTCGGTCGATGCACCGGCCAAGAAGTCGGCCGCTCCCAAGGCCGAGCCCGAGAAAGCACCCGCCGAGGAAAAGCCCGCGAAGAAGGAAACCTCACCTGCGCCCGAACCGGAGCCGGAAACCGAGAAGAGCGCTCAGGCTCCCGCTCCCGCCGAAAAATCGGCCACCGAGTCGGACGGTGCGCGTCGCCGTATCTCGCCTCTCGCCCGCAAGCTCGCCGAAGAAAAAGGGGTCGACCTCTCCAACGTAAAGGGCAGCGGCCCGGGGGGACGCATAGTTCGTGCCGACGTCGAAGCCGCCGCCAAGGCCCCGAAACCCACGCCCGCCGCGCCGCCCGCCGAAACGCCTGCCAAGAGTCCCGCACCGCAGAAGGGCGCTGCACCCACCGCGGCTTTCGTCGGTACGTCCGACACTCCGGTCCAAGAGGCGAAGAGCGTTCCCGTTTCCAACATGCGCGGAACGATCGCGAAACGCCTCGTGGAGTCGAAGTCGCAAGTCCCGCACTTCTACCTGGAGGTGGAAGTGGACGTCGGTCCGCTTCTCGAACTTCGACAGCAGGTGAACGCCGCCTTCGGCGAAGGAACCAAACTCAGCGTCAACGACTTCATCCTCAAGGCCTGCGCGCATGCCCTGCGCAAGGTCCCCGCCGCCAATGCATCCTGGGAGGGCTCGACGATCCGCAATCACGCGGCCGCCCACGTCTCGTTCGCCGTGGCGATCGAGGATGGTCTGATCACCCCGGTCGTCTTCGACGCGCACAAGAAGTCGGTCTTCCAGATCAGCTCCGAAGCTCGCGCCCTCGCGACCAAGGCGAAGGCGAAGAAGCTCCAACCCGCCGATTACACGGGCGGCACGTTCTGCGTGTCCAACCTCGGCATGTTCGGCATCCAACGCTTCCAAGCCATCATCAACCCACCCAACGGAGCCATCCTCGCCGTCGGCACGACGGTGAAGAAGCCGGTCGTGAACGAGAAGGACGAGATCGTCGTCGGGCACCGCATGGCGTTGGTGCTCTCGTGCGACCACCGCGTGGTCGACGGCGCAGTGGGCGCGCAGTTCCTTGCCGCCCTGCGCGAGATCCTCGAGAAGCCGCTCCTGATCCTCGGCTGA
- the gcvT gene encoding glycine cleavage system aminomethyltransferase GcvT — translation MDFAGWEMPVQYKSILEEHRAVRTSVGLFDVSHMGEIVVRGPDAGRFLDHLVTNEIAKIAIGRVVYSPMCREDGGVVDDLLVSRRSEQDYLVCVNASNVERDYAWMRSRADDFDCAVDDQSDRWGLLAVQGPNAPALVQELADRPLDGVRYYHCAEAVVGGVPCLVSRTGYTGEPGYELFCPADETEALAVALEKAGAAHGLALCGLGARDSLRLEAGFSLYGHEISETISPIQAGLEWTVKFAKPAFVGREALLEQKTNGTARRVVFFKTGDRRIVRAGTPVLCAGSVVGEVLSGTLSPMLGEAMGSALIDTARLSDPLSVDLRGQPVALCTTKPPFVPLRKS, via the coding sequence CACCGCGCGGTGCGGACGTCCGTCGGTCTGTTCGACGTGTCGCACATGGGGGAGATCGTCGTCCGGGGGCCGGACGCCGGTCGTTTCCTCGATCATCTCGTCACCAACGAGATCGCGAAGATCGCGATCGGCCGCGTGGTGTATTCGCCCATGTGTCGGGAGGACGGGGGCGTCGTGGACGACCTGCTTGTCTCGAGACGGAGTGAGCAAGATTACCTCGTGTGCGTGAACGCCTCCAACGTGGAGCGCGACTACGCATGGATGCGTAGTCGCGCAGACGATTTCGACTGCGCGGTCGACGACCAGTCGGATCGGTGGGGACTGCTCGCGGTCCAAGGCCCGAACGCGCCGGCGCTCGTGCAGGAACTCGCGGATCGTCCGCTCGACGGGGTGCGCTACTACCACTGCGCCGAGGCGGTCGTCGGAGGCGTACCCTGTCTCGTGAGCCGGACCGGATACACGGGTGAACCCGGCTACGAGTTGTTCTGTCCGGCGGACGAGACGGAAGCGCTCGCCGTCGCGCTGGAGAAGGCGGGAGCCGCGCACGGTCTTGCGCTCTGCGGGTTGGGGGCTCGTGACAGCCTACGACTCGAGGCGGGCTTTTCGCTCTACGGTCACGAGATCAGCGAGACCATCTCGCCGATCCAAGCCGGACTGGAATGGACCGTGAAGTTCGCCAAGCCGGCCTTCGTCGGCCGCGAGGCGTTGCTCGAACAGAAGACCAACGGGACCGCGCGACGCGTGGTCTTCTTCAAGACCGGCGATCGTCGTATCGTGCGTGCCGGGACGCCGGTACTGTGCGCGGGCTCGGTGGTCGGCGAAGTGCTCAGCGGCACGCTCTCGCCGATGCTCGGCGAGGCGATGGGTTCTGCTTTGATCGATACCGCGCGTCTTTCGGATCCGCTCTCCGTCGACTTGCGCGGTCAACCGGTGGCGTTATGCACGACGAAACCGCCGTTCGTGCCGCTGCGGAAATCGTGA